A genomic window from Alkalihalobacillus sp. AL-G includes:
- the icmF gene encoding fused isobutyryl-CoA mutase/GTPase IcmF gives MQTEIYKPKNHVRFVTAASLFDGHDASINIMRRIIQASGAEVIHLGHNRSVDEVVQAAIQEDVQGIAISSYQGGHVEYFKYMIDLLKEYGAPHIRVYGGGGGVIIPKEVKELHEYGVARIFSPDDGRELGLQGMIDQMIKDCDFPTFTQLRDELDRLPARDPQAVARLITVAENQREAATEMAATAEKALTQMKEMAHNVPVLGITGTGGAGKSSLTDELVRRFLNEYEDKTIAIISVDPTKQKTGGALLGDRIRMNTIHSPRVYMRSLATRGSKTELSEAITEALAVVKAAGYDLIVVETSGIGQGNAEITAISDASMYVMTSEFGAPSQLEKIDMIDYADLIAINKFDRKGSEDALRDVKKQYQRSRMLFDRDLDEMPVFGTIASQFNDEGTNILFNALVNVLNEKFELGWTTSFSSEGKVEKQNMIIPPDRTGYLNEIVQTVRNYHEFVSEQSETARKVYQIDGTLEAIEETNENGKITVKTLTDIKGGYEKKIHPETKEILDGWDTLQEQYSQDQFVTKIRDKEIITELKTKSLSGLDIPKVALPKYKDWGEIIRWSMLENVPGRFPFTAGVFPFKRKGEDPKRQFAGEGTPERTNRRFHYLSKDDEAKRLSTAFDSVTLYGEDPDYRPDIYGKVGESGVSICTLEDMKKLYDGFDLISPSTSVSMTINGPAPIILAMYMNTAIDQQLNRFEEENGRKATDAEAIDIKEKTLAVVRGTVQADILKEDQGQNTCIFSTEFALRLMGDIQQYFIDHKVRNYYSVSISGYHIAEAGANPITQLALTLANGFTYVEYYLSRGMDIDSFAPNLSFFFSNGLDPEYTVIGRVARRIWATIMKNKYKGNERSQKLKYHIQTSGRSLHAQEIDFNDIRTTLQALMAIYDNCNSLHTNSYDEAITTPTEESVRRAMAIQMIITKEHGLAKNENSLQGSFIIEQLTDLVEEAVLQEFERINSRGGVLGAMETQYQRGKIQEESMHYEMKKHDGSLPIIGVNTYLNPNPPSEEEFNIQLARAAKEEKEQQIRNLKEFQQKNEDKTTEALRNLKQVALSGGNLFDELMTTVRYASLGQITRALYEVGGKYRRNM, from the coding sequence ATGCAAACTGAAATTTACAAACCGAAAAACCATGTTCGTTTCGTCACAGCAGCAAGTTTATTCGATGGCCACGACGCTTCGATCAACATTATGAGAAGAATCATTCAGGCGAGCGGTGCAGAAGTCATTCATCTTGGGCATAACCGATCCGTCGACGAAGTAGTCCAGGCGGCGATCCAGGAAGATGTTCAAGGAATCGCAATTTCGTCATATCAAGGCGGGCATGTTGAATATTTCAAATATATGATCGACCTTCTTAAGGAATACGGAGCTCCACATATCCGTGTTTATGGAGGCGGTGGAGGCGTCATCATCCCTAAAGAGGTCAAGGAGCTTCATGAATACGGTGTTGCTCGCATTTTCTCACCTGATGATGGGCGTGAACTAGGACTTCAAGGGATGATCGATCAGATGATCAAGGACTGCGACTTCCCGACGTTCACACAGCTCCGAGATGAATTGGATCGATTGCCAGCACGTGACCCTCAAGCGGTAGCAAGATTGATTACCGTAGCAGAAAACCAGAGGGAAGCGGCTACGGAAATGGCTGCAACTGCTGAAAAAGCACTTACGCAAATGAAGGAAATGGCCCACAACGTTCCTGTCCTCGGGATTACCGGGACTGGGGGAGCAGGGAAAAGCTCACTGACCGATGAATTGGTCAGGCGCTTTTTAAATGAATATGAAGATAAAACGATTGCGATCATATCGGTAGATCCGACCAAGCAAAAGACGGGTGGCGCACTGCTCGGAGACCGGATCCGGATGAATACGATCCACTCACCACGAGTGTATATGCGCAGTCTGGCAACACGTGGCTCTAAGACTGAGCTTTCAGAAGCCATCACGGAGGCGTTAGCAGTCGTGAAAGCAGCCGGTTACGACCTGATCGTCGTTGAAACGAGCGGTATTGGCCAGGGGAATGCTGAAATTACGGCCATTTCAGATGCTTCCATGTACGTCATGACGAGTGAGTTCGGTGCTCCATCCCAGCTTGAAAAAATCGACATGATTGACTATGCCGACTTGATTGCGATCAATAAGTTTGACCGAAAAGGCTCAGAGGATGCACTAAGAGATGTGAAAAAGCAATACCAGCGCAGCCGCATGCTCTTTGACAGAGACCTTGATGAAATGCCCGTTTTCGGAACGATTGCCAGTCAATTTAACGATGAAGGAACAAATATCCTTTTCAATGCACTCGTAAATGTGTTGAACGAAAAGTTCGAGCTTGGCTGGACGACATCCTTCAGTAGTGAGGGCAAGGTCGAAAAGCAGAATATGATTATTCCTCCCGATCGAACCGGTTACTTGAATGAAATCGTTCAGACGGTTCGCAACTACCACGAATTTGTCTCTGAGCAATCAGAGACAGCGAGAAAGGTATACCAAATTGACGGGACACTTGAGGCAATTGAAGAAACGAATGAGAACGGCAAGATTACGGTTAAAACGCTAACTGATATAAAAGGCGGTTATGAAAAGAAAATCCATCCGGAAACAAAGGAAATCCTCGATGGATGGGATACGCTTCAAGAGCAATACAGCCAGGACCAATTCGTTACGAAAATTCGTGACAAAGAAATCATCACAGAATTGAAGACGAAAAGCTTGTCCGGTCTTGATATTCCAAAGGTCGCACTTCCGAAGTATAAGGATTGGGGCGAAATCATCCGCTGGTCAATGCTTGAAAATGTCCCTGGACGATTCCCATTTACAGCAGGCGTTTTCCCGTTTAAACGAAAAGGCGAAGACCCGAAGCGTCAATTTGCCGGAGAAGGAACCCCAGAACGCACGAACCGTCGTTTTCACTACCTTTCAAAGGATGACGAAGCAAAACGCTTAAGTACAGCATTTGATTCGGTCACGTTATATGGGGAGGATCCTGATTATCGTCCGGACATTTATGGGAAAGTCGGCGAGAGTGGAGTAAGCATTTGTACGCTCGAGGATATGAAAAAGCTTTATGACGGCTTTGACCTGATTTCACCTTCCACATCGGTTTCAATGACGATCAATGGCCCAGCGCCAATCATCCTAGCGATGTACATGAACACGGCGATCGACCAGCAGCTAAATCGTTTTGAAGAAGAAAATGGTCGAAAGGCAACCGATGCCGAAGCGATCGACATCAAGGAAAAGACGTTGGCAGTTGTCCGCGGTACCGTCCAAGCGGATATTTTAAAAGAAGACCAAGGTCAAAATACGTGTATCTTCTCAACGGAGTTCGCGTTGCGGTTAATGGGAGATATCCAGCAGTACTTCATTGACCATAAAGTCCGAAACTATTATTCTGTATCGATTTCCGGCTATCATATCGCAGAAGCCGGAGCGAACCCGATTACACAGCTGGCACTGACTCTTGCCAATGGGTTTACGTATGTGGAATACTATTTAAGCCGTGGAATGGACATTGATAGCTTTGCGCCGAACCTATCTTTCTTCTTCAGTAACGGACTTGATCCAGAATATACGGTGATCGGTCGGGTTGCTCGAAGAATATGGGCGACGATTATGAAAAATAAATACAAAGGTAATGAGCGAAGCCAGAAGTTGAAGTATCACATTCAGACGTCAGGTCGTTCACTGCATGCACAAGAAATCGATTTTAACGATATCCGTACAACATTACAGGCATTGATGGCGATCTATGATAACTGTAACTCGCTACACACGAATTCCTATGATGAAGCAATCACGACACCGACAGAGGAGTCAGTTCGTCGAGCAATGGCGATCCAAATGATCATTACGAAAGAGCACGGTCTTGCCAAAAATGAAAACTCCTTACAGGGATCGTTTATTATTGAACAGCTGACTGACCTTGTCGAGGAAGCCGTTTTACAGGAATTCGAACGGATCAATTCGCGAGGAGGGGTTCTCGGGGCAATGGAAACCCAGTACCAGCGCGGAAAAATCCAGGAAGAATCGATGCATTATGAAATGAAAAAGCATGATGGCTCATTGCCGATTATCGGGGTCAACACTTACTTGAATCCGAATCCGCCATCAGAGGAAGAATTCAACATCCAGCTGGCGCGGGCAGCAAAAGAGGAAAAGGAACAACAGATTCGAAACCTAAAAGAATTCCAGCAAAAGAACGAAGATAAAACGACAGAGGCACTACGTAACTTGAAGCAGGTAGCCCTATCGGGTGGAAACCTGTTTGATGAATTAATGACAACGGTCCGTTATGCAAGTCTTGGGCAGATCACCCGAGCACTTTATGAGGTAGGCGGAAAATATCGTCGAAATATGTAA
- a CDS encoding TetR/AcrR family transcriptional regulator has protein sequence MGKKNVPSLVKDEKLIQQRREEMVKAAVNLFKDKGFHRTTTREIAKAAGFSIGTLYEYIRTKEDVLYLVCDSIYDEVRTRLQSEIVMDQPGINRLTEAIAAYFKVMDEMQDEVLVMYQEVKSLSNEALPYVLQKEIEMTGMFEALIQRSVDAGHLTLSENEVSLLGHNILIQGQMWTFRRWALQKVYTLEEYTDLQIQLLLHGIELGRVEKSSV, from the coding sequence TTGGGAAAAAAGAATGTACCATCGTTAGTCAAAGACGAGAAACTCATTCAACAACGTCGTGAAGAAATGGTAAAAGCAGCCGTCAACCTTTTCAAGGATAAAGGGTTTCACCGGACAACAACAAGAGAAATTGCAAAAGCAGCAGGATTCAGCATCGGGACGCTGTATGAATATATCCGTACGAAGGAAGATGTTCTTTACCTTGTATGTGATTCGATTTACGACGAGGTTCGAACGCGATTACAAAGCGAAATCGTCATGGACCAGCCTGGTATAAACAGGCTCACAGAAGCGATTGCTGCGTATTTTAAAGTAATGGATGAGATGCAGGATGAGGTTCTCGTCATGTATCAGGAAGTGAAGTCTCTTTCCAATGAGGCATTGCCATATGTGCTTCAGAAGGAAATCGAGATGACTGGAATGTTCGAAGCATTGATTCAGCGCTCAGTGGATGCAGGACACCTGACTCTGTCTGAAAATGAAGTAAGTCTGTTGGGGCATAACATTTTGATTCAAGGTCAAATGTGGACTTTCCGCCGCTGGGCACTGCAAAAAGTGTATACGCTCGAGGAATACACCGATCTGCAAATTCAACTACTTTTGCACGGAATTGAATTAGGACGGGTTGAAAAGAGTTCGGTGTAG
- the meaB gene encoding methylmalonyl Co-A mutase-associated GTPase MeaB: MNALAERIVKKDLRGLARGISYIENDHPEKLKLLQDLHAHRKGAHVIGITGSPGAGKSSLVNRLVHFLRSVKLTVGIVAVDPTSPFSGGALLGDRVRMAEHFTDKGVYIRSMGTRGSLGGLARTTKETVRLMDAYGFDVILVETVGVGQSELDIMKVADTTAVVLNPGSGDVVQVFKAGIMEIADLFIINKADLPGVSKLITEIEGMLDLVKHDSPWRPPIVQTISTENTGLDGLWKQVKVHQNYLQESGEGERKRTRIMQQEVLEVVQYELMQKINEKHEHGEWREQVGSGEMDPYTAAKNILSEWERET; the protein is encoded by the coding sequence ATGAACGCCCTCGCCGAACGAATTGTAAAAAAAGACTTAAGAGGCTTGGCAAGAGGAATCAGCTATATTGAAAATGATCATCCTGAAAAGTTGAAACTCTTGCAGGACCTGCATGCGCATCGTAAGGGTGCTCATGTCATCGGAATTACAGGTTCGCCTGGTGCTGGAAAAAGCTCGCTCGTCAATCGCCTCGTCCATTTTTTGCGCTCAGTCAAGTTGACTGTTGGCATCGTAGCAGTTGATCCTACAAGCCCGTTTAGTGGGGGGGCGTTGCTTGGGGACCGTGTCCGTATGGCTGAGCATTTTACAGATAAAGGAGTTTACATTCGCAGCATGGGAACCCGCGGAAGTCTCGGTGGCCTTGCTAGAACGACCAAGGAAACTGTCCGTCTGATGGACGCCTATGGCTTTGATGTCATACTCGTTGAAACAGTCGGAGTTGGCCAATCGGAGCTTGATATCATGAAGGTGGCAGATACGACTGCTGTTGTCTTGAATCCTGGGAGCGGTGATGTCGTTCAAGTTTTTAAAGCCGGGATCATGGAAATCGCCGACCTTTTTATCATAAATAAAGCGGATCTACCTGGGGTTTCCAAACTGATCACCGAGATTGAAGGGATGCTTGATCTTGTTAAGCACGATTCACCTTGGCGTCCTCCGATTGTTCAGACGATTTCGACTGAGAATACAGGGTTGGATGGGCTTTGGAAACAGGTTAAGGTGCACCAGAATTACTTACAAGAAAGTGGAGAAGGTGAGCGAAAGCGTACCCGAATCATGCAGCAGGAGGTCCTTGAGGTCGTTCAGTATGAGCTGATGCAAAAAATAAATGAGAAGCATGAGCATGGAGAGTGGAGAGAACAAGTAGGCTCGGGAGAAATGGATCCATATACGGCTGCAAAGAACATTTTGTCGGAATGGGAAAGGGAGACTTAG
- a CDS encoding acyl-CoA dehydrogenase → MQFQLSEEHEMLRKMVRDFAKNEVEPTAAERDEEERFDRGLFDQMAELGLTGIPWPEEYGGIGADYLSYVIAVEELSRVCASTGVTLSAHTSLAGWPVYKFGTEEQKQKFLRPMAEGKKLGAYGLTEPGSGSDAAKMKTTAKRDGEEYILNGSKIFITNGGDAEIYVVFAVTDPESKHKGITAFIIEKGTPGFSFGKKEKKLGIRSSPTLEIIFEDCRVPAENRLGDEGEGFKIAMQTLDGGRNGIAAQAVGIAQGALDASVGYAKERQQFGKPIGLQQGVGFKLADMATKVEASRLLTYQAAWRESEGLPYGKESAMSKLFAGDTAMEVTTEAVQVFGGYGYTKDYPVERYMRDAKITQIYEGTNEIQRLVISRMLLAD, encoded by the coding sequence ATGCAATTCCAACTATCAGAAGAACATGAAATGCTACGAAAGATGGTTCGTGATTTTGCGAAAAATGAAGTTGAACCAACAGCTGCAGAACGTGATGAAGAGGAGCGATTTGATCGAGGACTGTTTGATCAAATGGCAGAGCTTGGTCTAACCGGTATTCCTTGGCCGGAAGAATACGGTGGAATCGGAGCCGATTATTTAAGTTATGTGATCGCAGTCGAAGAGCTTTCGCGCGTTTGTGCTTCAACAGGGGTAACATTATCGGCGCACACATCACTTGCTGGCTGGCCAGTATACAAATTCGGTACGGAAGAGCAAAAGCAAAAGTTCCTTCGTCCGATGGCTGAAGGGAAGAAGCTAGGTGCTTACGGATTGACCGAGCCGGGATCTGGTTCGGACGCAGCAAAAATGAAAACGACCGCGAAACGTGATGGAGAGGAATACATCCTGAACGGTTCGAAAATTTTCATTACAAACGGTGGCGATGCAGAAATTTATGTTGTGTTCGCTGTCACTGATCCTGAAAGCAAGCATAAAGGAATTACGGCTTTCATCATAGAAAAAGGAACGCCTGGCTTTTCATTCGGTAAAAAAGAGAAAAAGCTAGGAATTCGCTCATCCCCGACGTTAGAAATCATTTTCGAGGATTGCCGTGTTCCGGCTGAAAATCGTCTTGGAGATGAGGGAGAAGGCTTTAAAATAGCGATGCAGACGCTAGATGGCGGTCGAAACGGAATTGCTGCTCAAGCAGTCGGAATCGCACAAGGTGCACTCGATGCATCTGTAGGCTATGCAAAGGAACGTCAACAGTTTGGAAAACCGATTGGCTTACAACAGGGCGTCGGTTTTAAATTAGCAGACATGGCAACAAAGGTAGAAGCTTCCAGATTACTAACCTACCAAGCAGCCTGGAGAGAAAGCGAAGGTCTTCCATACGGTAAGGAATCAGCAATGTCGAAGCTGTTTGCAGGAGACACAGCGATGGAGGTTACCACTGAAGCGGTTCAAGTGTTCGGCGGGTATGGCTATACGAAGGATTATCCAGTAGAACGCTATATGCGTGATGCCAAAATCACTCAAATCTACGAAGGAACGAATGAAATCCAACGACTGGTCATTTCCAGAATGCTTTTAGCAGATTGA
- a CDS encoding acyl-CoA dehydrogenase has translation MNLRFTEEQDMMRKMVRDFAETEIRPIVEKMDETDEFPKEVIKKMGELGLMGIPIPEEYGGSGMDFTSYIIAIHELSRVSATIGVILSVHTSVGTNPILYFGSEEQKQKYIPKLASGEYLGAFGLTEPSAGSDAAGLKTRAVLKDDHYVLNGSKVFITNAGEADTYIVFAVTNPEEGSRGITAFIVDKDTPGLEIGKKEKKMGLNGSNTSQLIFEDAKVPIDNRLGQEGMGFKIAMANLEIGRIGIAAQALGITEAALQYSTDYAKERKQFGKPIGLQQGLGFKLADMATQFEAAKLLTYHAANLRTNGKPCGKESSMAKLFSSTHAMKSAIEAVQIHGGYGYTKDYPVERLFRDAKVCEIYEGTSEIQRIVISKQLMNS, from the coding sequence ATGAACCTTCGTTTTACAGAAGAGCAGGACATGATGCGTAAAATGGTCCGTGATTTCGCCGAAACGGAAATTCGTCCAATTGTCGAGAAAATGGATGAAACGGATGAATTCCCGAAAGAAGTCATTAAAAAAATGGGTGAACTCGGCCTGATGGGGATTCCGATTCCTGAGGAGTATGGCGGGTCTGGCATGGATTTTACATCGTATATCATTGCGATTCATGAGCTTTCAAGAGTGAGCGCAACGATTGGGGTAATTTTATCCGTTCATACGTCAGTCGGAACGAATCCGATCCTTTATTTCGGTTCAGAGGAACAAAAGCAGAAATACATTCCGAAGCTTGCAAGCGGGGAATATCTAGGAGCGTTCGGGTTGACGGAGCCATCAGCAGGATCGGATGCAGCCGGCTTGAAAACTCGGGCGGTCCTGAAAGACGATCATTACGTTTTAAACGGTTCAAAGGTGTTCATTACGAATGCAGGGGAAGCCGATACGTACATCGTCTTCGCTGTGACAAACCCGGAAGAAGGAAGTCGTGGTATAACGGCATTCATCGTCGATAAAGACACACCAGGGCTCGAAATCGGAAAAAAGGAAAAGAAAATGGGCTTGAACGGCTCGAATACATCTCAACTTATTTTCGAAGATGCGAAGGTTCCAATTGATAACCGTCTTGGACAAGAAGGGATGGGTTTTAAAATTGCGATGGCCAATCTCGAAATCGGCCGGATTGGAATTGCTGCACAAGCACTTGGGATAACTGAGGCAGCACTTCAGTATTCAACCGATTATGCGAAGGAACGTAAACAGTTTGGAAAGCCAATCGGATTGCAGCAGGGACTTGGGTTCAAGCTTGCCGACATGGCTACTCAGTTCGAGGCGGCAAAACTGTTGACTTATCATGCAGCAAATCTGCGTACAAACGGAAAACCATGCGGGAAAGAATCATCAATGGCAAAACTGTTTTCCTCAACGCATGCAATGAAATCCGCAATCGAGGCCGTACAGATTCACGGCGGCTATGGTTACACAAAGGATTATCCAGTAGAGCGGCTATTCCGAGATGCGAAGGTATGTGAAATCTATGAGGGCACAAGTGAAATCCAACGTATCGTCATCAGCAAACAATTGATGAACAGCTAA
- a CDS encoding 3-hydroxybutyryl-CoA dehydrogenase, which translates to MEIKKVMIVGAGQMGSGIAQVFAQAGYEVVLNDLKDEFVQKGMAYISKNLNRQVEKERMTKEEADAILNRLTPSTQLNDATDVDLVVEAIVENLEVKSKVFSQLDEILPEHAIIASNTSSLPITEMAAVTKRPEKVIGMHFMNPVPVMKLVEIIRGLATTDEVYETIEQATKSLNKVPVEVNDFPGFVSNRVLMPMINEAIFTVYEGVATPDAVDEVMKLGMNHPMGPLTLADFIGLDTCLYIMETLHEGFGDDKYRPCPLLRKYVKAGWLGKKTGKGFYEYN; encoded by the coding sequence ATGGAAATCAAAAAAGTGATGATTGTCGGTGCAGGACAGATGGGCTCTGGAATTGCCCAGGTTTTCGCACAAGCCGGCTATGAAGTTGTGTTAAATGATTTAAAGGATGAATTTGTTCAAAAAGGAATGGCATACATTTCGAAGAACTTGAATCGTCAGGTGGAAAAAGAACGAATGACCAAAGAGGAAGCCGATGCGATCCTTAATCGTCTGACCCCTTCAACACAATTGAATGATGCCACTGACGTCGACTTGGTTGTGGAAGCGATCGTTGAAAACCTTGAAGTAAAATCGAAGGTATTTTCACAATTAGATGAAATCTTACCAGAGCATGCCATTATCGCGTCCAATACGTCATCGCTCCCGATCACCGAAATGGCGGCGGTTACAAAACGTCCGGAAAAAGTGATCGGCATGCATTTCATGAATCCTGTTCCAGTCATGAAGCTCGTTGAAATCATTCGCGGGCTCGCAACAACAGACGAGGTTTACGAAACAATCGAACAAGCGACAAAGTCACTGAACAAAGTCCCGGTCGAAGTAAACGACTTCCCAGGATTTGTTTCCAACCGTGTGTTGATGCCGATGATTAACGAAGCGATTTTTACAGTATATGAAGGAGTAGCGACACCTGATGCGGTTGACGAAGTGATGAAGCTTGGAATGAACCATCCGATGGGACCCCTTACACTTGCTGACTTTATCGGGCTTGATACGTGTCTCTATATTATGGAAACGCTTCACGAAGGCTTTGGTGATGACAAGTACCGTCCATGTCCGTTGCTTCGTAAATATGTAAAAGCAGGGTGGCTCGGCAAGAAAACCGGAAAAGGTTTCTACGAGTACAACTAA
- a CDS encoding acetyl-CoA C-acetyltransferase: MSKTVIISGVRTPFGKFGGALSSLTASQLGGIAIKEAMERADVSPEDIGEVIFGSVLQAGQGQIPSRQAANHAGIPWAVKTETINKVCASGMRSVTMADQIIRAGDEEVIVAGGMESMSNAPYLMPKARWGFRMGDAVVKDSMVDDGLTCSFKGVHMGTYGNSTAKEFNLTREQQDEWAYRSHQRAVKAISEGKLAEEIVAVQVPQRKGDPIVVSDDESPRKDTQIDRLAKLKPVFGADGTITAGNAPGVNDGAGALVLMSEERAQKEGKEVMATILGHTAIAMEPENFPQTPGVVINELLKKTGKSLSDIDLYEVNEAFAAVALASSKIAELDPEKVNVNGGAVALGHPIGASGARIIITLIHELKRRGGGIGIAAICSGGGQGDAVMVKV; the protein is encoded by the coding sequence ATGAGTAAAACTGTAATCATCAGTGGTGTAAGGACACCATTCGGAAAGTTTGGCGGAGCACTAAGCTCATTAACTGCTTCACAGCTAGGTGGAATCGCGATAAAAGAAGCGATGGAACGTGCAGACGTTTCACCTGAAGATATCGGTGAGGTTATTTTCGGATCTGTCCTCCAAGCAGGTCAAGGACAAATCCCTTCAAGGCAAGCGGCAAACCATGCCGGCATTCCTTGGGCAGTGAAAACCGAAACGATCAACAAAGTATGTGCCTCCGGAATGCGAAGTGTCACGATGGCAGACCAAATCATCCGCGCAGGTGATGAGGAAGTCATCGTCGCGGGTGGTATGGAATCGATGAGTAATGCTCCATATTTAATGCCAAAAGCACGCTGGGGCTTTCGAATGGGGGATGCGGTTGTAAAGGATTCCATGGTCGATGACGGATTGACCTGTTCATTTAAAGGTGTACATATGGGCACCTACGGAAACTCGACGGCGAAAGAATTCAACCTGACCCGTGAACAGCAGGATGAATGGGCATACCGCAGTCACCAACGTGCTGTAAAAGCAATCAGCGAAGGGAAGTTAGCTGAAGAAATTGTAGCGGTACAAGTGCCGCAAAGAAAAGGCGATCCAATCGTAGTGAGTGATGATGAGTCACCACGTAAAGATACGCAGATAGACCGACTGGCAAAATTAAAGCCGGTATTCGGTGCGGACGGAACGATTACGGCCGGGAACGCACCAGGGGTCAATGACGGAGCAGGAGCACTCGTCCTCATGTCAGAGGAACGTGCCCAAAAAGAAGGCAAGGAAGTAATGGCGACAATCCTTGGCCACACCGCGATTGCGATGGAACCGGAAAACTTCCCGCAAACACCAGGTGTCGTCATCAACGAATTATTGAAAAAGACAGGTAAATCGTTATCGGACATCGACCTGTATGAAGTAAATGAAGCATTTGCGGCAGTTGCGCTTGCCAGCTCGAAAATCGCTGAGCTTGATCCGGAAAAAGTCAATGTCAATGGGGGCGCAGTAGCACTAGGCCATCCGATTGGTGCAAGTGGAGCACGTATCATCATTACCCTTATCCATGAACTGAAGCGTCGCGGCGGCGGAATCGGTATCGCAGCAATTTGCAGCGGTGGCGGTCAGGGTGACGCAGTCATGGTAAAGGTTTAG